A genomic stretch from Myripristis murdjan chromosome 12, fMyrMur1.1, whole genome shotgun sequence includes:
- the cops4 gene encoding COP9 signalosome complex subunit 4 — MATEVRQELAQLMNSSGSHKDLAAKYRQILEKAIQFTDADQLESLKAFVEAMVNENVSLVISRQLLTDFCTHLPNLPDSTAKAVYHFTLEKIQPRVISFEEQVASIRQHLATIYEKEGDWRNAAQVLVGIPLETGQKQYNVDYKLDTYLKIARLYLEDDDPVQAEAYINRASLLQNESSNEQLQIHYKVCYARVLDFRRKFIEAAQRYNELSYKSIVHESERLEALKHALNCTILASAGQQRSRMLATLFKDERCQQLAAYGILEKMYLDRIIRGNQLQEFAAMLMPHQKATTADGSSILDRAVIEHNLLSASKLYNNITFEELGALLEIPPAKAEKIASQMITEGRMNGFIDQIDGIVHFETREPLPTWDKQIQSLCFQVNNLLEKIRQAAPEWAAQAMEAQMTQ; from the exons ATGGCGACCGAAGTGAGGCAGGAGCTCGCTCAGCTAATGAACTCCAGTGGATCCCACAAAGATCTCGCTGCAAA ATATCGACAAATTTTGGAGAAGGCCATTCAGTTCACAGATGCAGACCAACTGGAATCCTTAAAGGCGTTTGTTGAAGCAA TGGTCAATGAAAATGTCAGTCTTGTCATCTCTAGACAACTGCTCACTGACTTCTGCACGCACCTCCCCAACCTGCCCGACAGTACAGCTAAAGCAGTATACCACTTCACATTGGAAAAGATTCAGCCTAGAGTCATCTCCTTCGAGGAACAA GTCGCCTCAATCAGACAGCATTTAGCCACCATTTATGAAAAGGAGGGGGACTGGAGAAATGCTGCCCAGGTTTTAGTTGGTATTCCCCTGGAAACAGGACAAAA GCAGTACAATGTCGACTATAAATTGGATACATACCTGAAAATTGCACGTCTCTACTTGGAGGATGATGATCCTGTGCAGGCCGAGGCCTACATCAACAGAGCCTCGTTGCTTCAGAATGAGTCTTCTAATGAACAGCTACAGATACACTATAAG GTGTGCTATGCTAGAGTGCTAGACTTTAGGAGGAAGTTTATTGAAGCTGCTCAGAGGTACAACGAGCTGTCTTACAAGTCCATTGTCCATGAAAGTGAACGTCTGGAGGCCCTGAAGCATGCCCTCAACTGCACCATACTGGCATCTGCAG GCCAGCAGCGCTCCCGTATGCTTGCCACTCTGTTTAAGGATGAGCGCTGTCAGCAACTGGCTGCCTATGGTATTCTGGAGAAGATGTATCTGGACCGCATTATCAGAGGCAACCAGCTACAAGAGTTTGCTGCCATGCTCATGCCTCACCAGAAGGCCACGACAGCAGATG GCTCCAGCATCCTTGACAGAGCAGTGATCGAGCACAATCTCCTGTCTGCTAGTAAACTCTACAACAACATTACTTTTGAAGAACTGGGAGCACTGTTAGAAATCCCTCCAGCAAAG GCTGAGAAGATCGCCTCCCAGATGATTACTGAAGGACGCATGAATGGCTTCATCGACCAGATAGATGGCATCGTGCACTTTGAGA ctcGTGAGCCCCTTCCAACCTGGGACAAGCAGATCCAGTCTCTCTGTTTCCAAGTCAACAACCTGCTAGAAAAGATCCGTCAGGCTGCTCCGGAGTGGGCGGCGCAGGCTATGGAAGCCCAGATGACCCAGTAA
- the plac8.2 gene encoding placenta associated 8, tandem duplicate 2: MAVTNQPKGYPPSDFQTGLCAFYSDCGTCCYGLCCFPCMACSIAGDMDECCLCGINMAMRSVYRTRYNINGSLCSDFMAYVCCPICAICQLKRDIDRRKEQGVF, translated from the exons ATGGCTGTGACCAACCAGCCAAAAGGCTATCCTCCCTCTGACTTCCAGACCGGCCTGTGTGCGTTCTACAGCGACTGTGGGACCT gcTGCTATGGTCTGTGCTGCTTCCCGTGCATGGCCTGCTCCATAGCCGGGGACATGGATGAGTGCTGCCTGTGTGGGATAAACATGGCCATGCGCAGCGTCTACAGAACCAGATACAACATCAAT GGATCCCTGTGTTCTGATTTCATGGCGTATGTTTGTTGCCCGATCTGTGCCATCTGCCAGCTCAAGAGAGACATTGACCGCAGGAAGGAACAAGGCGTTTTCTGA